In Fimbriiglobus ruber, a single genomic region encodes these proteins:
- a CDS encoding DUF4838 domain-containing protein, translated as MERKHVGRFLSLLLAGGLLAGPTAGRAATLVEKGQPRAVIVLPVKASPAAARAARVFQDHIKQMSGAELPIRTEDQVADAPTKDQAWILVGEGTLAAKQNLTSKGLGAGGVHLSAKGQVVALFGPDAGTPSDPDGTRYAVTTFLEDKLGVRYLWPGELGKVIPRQETIAVDDFEYRFTPKLGQRRIRSLSYHDRLQVGLDGLGFTKADYEKGVADTHRTASESPDWFGWQRLGGTLNINGGHAFTQLWAKSGKEHPEWFALQPDGTRDQSTNPERAQLCFSNPGLVEEVAREKIAELTRNPALLGVSIAPNDGGRPSFCSCPKCEALDAAGGRKVLLWDFTKGKQRTFEHVSLTDRMVWFWNAVAERVAKVHPDKLLVVDSYSVYAAPPVERKLHPNLVVRFGPLGYHSDEYRKESLRDWDGWSKAAGRIYFRPNLMLSGRRDGLPLVYVHKFAEDFRYLAGHGMMGTDFDSCCHNWATQGLNYYVVARLHWNPEQDVNAIVDDFCKTGFGPAAGPVRRYFDRLEGLMNETAAKDKKAASVFTPEALAGLRKELEQAKRAVGDAPAFAGRVAFLERGLRWTEVEAGAHALLADPAAVDKTAAKKALDERYTLMQELFRKTPSAVNVAYVAWGEDAQWSRLGWSRPRKP; from the coding sequence CCGCGCGGGCGGCCCGGGTGTTCCAGGATCACATCAAGCAGATGTCCGGGGCCGAGCTGCCGATCCGCACCGAGGATCAGGTCGCGGATGCCCCAACCAAGGACCAGGCGTGGATTCTGGTCGGTGAAGGCACACTCGCGGCGAAGCAGAACTTGACCAGCAAGGGGCTGGGCGCGGGCGGCGTCCACCTCTCCGCCAAGGGGCAGGTGGTGGCCCTCTTCGGACCGGACGCGGGCACCCCCTCCGACCCGGACGGTACCCGCTACGCGGTGACCACCTTCCTGGAAGACAAGCTCGGCGTCCGCTACCTCTGGCCGGGCGAACTCGGCAAGGTCATACCCCGGCAGGAGACCATCGCGGTCGACGACTTCGAGTACCGCTTTACCCCGAAACTGGGTCAGCGGCGCATCCGGAGCCTGAGCTACCACGACCGCCTTCAGGTCGGCCTCGACGGACTCGGCTTCACGAAGGCGGATTACGAGAAGGGGGTGGCCGACACCCACCGCACCGCGTCGGAGTCGCCGGACTGGTTCGGCTGGCAGCGGCTCGGCGGAACGCTGAACATCAACGGCGGCCATGCCTTCACTCAGCTTTGGGCCAAGTCGGGCAAGGAACACCCGGAATGGTTCGCCCTCCAGCCGGACGGTACCCGCGATCAGTCGACGAACCCCGAACGCGCGCAGCTCTGCTTTTCCAACCCCGGCTTGGTCGAGGAGGTCGCCCGGGAGAAGATCGCGGAACTGACCAGGAACCCGGCCCTGCTCGGCGTGAGCATCGCCCCGAACGACGGCGGGCGGCCCAGCTTCTGCTCCTGCCCGAAGTGCGAGGCCCTCGACGCCGCGGGGGGCCGTAAGGTTCTCCTGTGGGACTTCACCAAGGGAAAGCAGCGGACCTTCGAACACGTGTCCCTGACCGACCGGATGGTCTGGTTCTGGAACGCCGTCGCCGAGCGCGTGGCGAAGGTCCACCCCGACAAGCTTCTCGTCGTGGACTCCTACAGCGTGTACGCCGCCCCGCCGGTCGAACGGAAGCTCCACCCGAACCTGGTGGTCCGGTTCGGCCCGCTGGGCTACCACTCCGACGAATACCGGAAGGAGAGCCTGCGCGACTGGGACGGCTGGTCGAAGGCGGCCGGGCGGATCTACTTCCGCCCGAACCTGATGCTCTCGGGCCGGCGGGACGGGCTGCCGCTCGTCTACGTTCACAAGTTCGCGGAAGACTTCCGCTACCTGGCGGGCCACGGGATGATGGGGACGGACTTCGACTCCTGCTGCCACAACTGGGCGACCCAGGGGCTCAACTACTACGTCGTGGCCCGGCTGCACTGGAACCCGGAGCAGGACGTGAACGCGATCGTCGACGACTTCTGCAAGACGGGTTTCGGCCCCGCGGCCGGGCCTGTCCGCCGGTACTTCGACCGGCTGGAAGGGCTGATGAACGAAACCGCGGCCAAGGACAAGAAGGCCGCTTCGGTCTTTACCCCCGAGGCGCTGGCCGGATTGCGAAAGGAACTGGAACAGGCCAAACGGGCGGTCGGGGATGCCCCCGCGTTCGCCGGGCGGGTCGCGTTCTTGGAACGCGGCCTTCGGTGGACGGAGGTCGAGGCAGGTGCCCACGCACTCCTGGCCGATCCGGCAGCCGTCGACAAGACGGCGGCGAAGAAAGCACTCGACGAGCGGTATACCCTGATGCAAGAGCTGTTCCGGAAGACGCCGTCGGCCGTGAACGTCGCGTATGTCGCCTGGGGCGAAGACGCCCAGTGGTCGCGGCTGGGGTGGTCGCGCCCGCGCAAACCATGA
- a CDS encoding DUF11 domain-containing protein: MSVVKTADAPSVDAGGQAGFTVTISNAPGTSTATGLSLTDPLPTEAGTALNWSIDPASPNASTFVISGGSLQLLNNGAVSLASGSSLVVHVVATTVPTASPLTVPLVNTATITVPNVPPVPPATATENVLSPDVTVTKTADAPSVVAGATAGFTVTVTNTGPGTANGVTFSDPLPTLGNGNVWSIASQTTPGAFSISGGQLVLSPTTLATGATLSVHITGTTTAADLTLVNTVTVSATNEAPPSRTSTRLRPSSSPCSHRRCRSPRRRTPRASTPADRPGTPSPSPTPPGPARQPGCR, encoded by the coding sequence GTGTCGGTCGTCAAGACGGCGGACGCCCCGAGCGTCGACGCCGGCGGCCAAGCCGGGTTCACCGTCACTATCTCTAACGCCCCGGGGACCAGCACGGCGACCGGACTGTCGCTGACGGATCCGCTGCCGACCGAGGCCGGTACGGCCCTCAACTGGTCCATCGACCCGGCCAGCCCGAACGCCTCCACGTTCGTCATTAGCGGCGGCAGCCTCCAGCTCCTGAACAACGGGGCCGTTTCATTGGCGAGCGGTTCGAGCTTGGTTGTCCACGTGGTCGCCACGACGGTGCCGACGGCGTCGCCGCTGACCGTCCCGCTGGTCAACACGGCCACCATCACCGTTCCGAACGTCCCGCCGGTCCCCCCGGCCACCGCGACCGAGAACGTCCTCTCGCCGGACGTCACCGTCACCAAGACGGCGGACGCCCCGAGCGTCGTCGCCGGCGCCACGGCCGGGTTCACGGTCACGGTCACGAACACCGGCCCGGGGACCGCGAACGGGGTGACCTTCTCGGACCCGCTGCCGACCCTCGGGAACGGCAACGTCTGGTCGATCGCGTCCCAGACCACGCCCGGCGCGTTCTCCATTAGCGGCGGCCAGTTGGTCCTCAGCCCCACCACCCTGGCGACCGGGGCGACCCTGTCCGTCCACATCACCGGGACGACGACCGCGGCCGACCTGACGCTGGTCAACACGGTCACCGTGTCGGCGACCAACGAGGCGCCCCCCTCCAGAACCAGCACGCGACTGCGACCGTCGTCGTCACCGTGCAGCCACCGCAGGTGTCGATCACCAAGACGGCGGACGCCCCGAGCGTCGACGCCGGCGGACAGGCCGGGTACACCGTCACCATCTCCAACGCCGCCGGGACCAGCACGGCAACCGGGCTGTCGTTGA
- a CDS encoding SdrD B-like domain-containing protein encodes MSITKTADAPSVDAGGQAGYTVTISNAAGTSTATGLSLTDPLPTGVPWTIASQTVPGAFSIVNGQLVLNTASATVDDFTDPATSTGLINLAAPVGATNSRGPETIAPGVTRTITVTQTAIDAGAPSAGATQWQVGAGSLSVATAPLTTANVDAAYTYATDQDFSAGGATLALVFKSADLGDIPFSVTITDANGNTATQTGAVTSGPGTYTLNMNGFTGVDLSRVRGIDVTVNAATGSTAAQTSADFILSGISVVAAPSLAPGASESVHIVGPTTPSANPLTVPLTNTATVTVPNVPPVPPATATENVLSPDVTVAKTADAPSVVVGAAAGFTVTLSNIGPGDANGLTFSDPLPALGNGNAWTIDPASANASAFVISGGQLVLNSSVTTLAPGATLSVRITGTTSAADLTLVNTATVSATNEAPPLQNQQATATVNVTLLSLGDTVWVDANNDGKLDDGETGLDGVQVQLLDSGGNVLATTTTAGGGQYEFTNLAPGTYSVRITPPAGYVSSTGTNGSPTGPFEPGSTDYTDAGNNTDHGTADAAGGTITSQPVTLTPGATNPDNNGTANQNVDFGVFQPLSLGDTVWVDANNDGKLDDGETGLDGVQVQLLDSGGNVVATTTTAGGGKYLFTDLTPGTYSVRITPPVGYVSSTGTNGSPTGPFEPGSTDYTDAGNNTDHGTADATGGTITSQPVTLTAPGTNPDTGGAANLNVDFGVFQPLSLGDTVWVDTNNDGTLDDGETGRDGVPVQLLDSGGNVVAATTTAGGGKYLFTDLIPGTYSVRITPPAGYSSSTGTGSTISLTGPFEPGSTNYLDSGNNADHGTNDANGTTITSQPVTLGPPGSNPDSGGLANLNVDLGIYNTQGNGGNTSPPITPPSTAAVSGYVYRDNNLNGTKDSGEPGIGGTTVTLTGATTGGQAVSLTTTTDSTGFYQFTTLPAGNYTIVESPPLGFYEHVLDTPGTVGNTNPPEPLTNRTLTVSLAAGDNAPDYDFGEVQPAQLYGFVYLDSNQSTTRDTGELGFPNIQVQISGTAYAGTILARPLTAADVPGGLIATTDANGRYTFPALPPGSYTVSIVNPPAGFTLTGLQDGDPVLTSVDTSTGAFNGINLAPNALGGPFNFGYFAPNALTDPTKRQFLDSTNMSTGTSGSAATGSSTGDTSTMRANVPLDPSFSVSTADPSTPAFVVTAPGPGEAPTVRVFDYATGGEVFRFNAFESTFTGGVRVAVADVNGDGTPDIITVAGPGGGPRVEVFNGKTGAVMMDFMAFDSSFRGGLFVAAADVNGDGHADIIVSADTTGGPRVQVYSGADGSLLEDFFAFDPSQRGGVRVAAADFTGSGHADIVLATGPGVPAEVKVVDGMDPNTVLADYNPFEVGYTGGVNVATGDFNGDGTPDIIIGADTGSSRVEVFSGLTTTTLANFFAYEPGFTGGVRVAAQVVDKTEQGPAGPKADLIVAPGPGGASRVQILSATTLNPVDNFFAYEPDFTGGTYVG; translated from the coding sequence GTGTCGATCACCAAGACGGCGGACGCCCCGAGCGTCGACGCCGGCGGACAGGCCGGGTACACCGTCACCATCTCCAACGCCGCCGGGACCAGCACGGCAACCGGGCTGTCGTTGACGGACCCGCTGCCGACCGGAGTGCCGTGGACGATCGCGTCCCAGACCGTCCCCGGCGCGTTCTCGATCGTGAACGGTCAACTCGTCCTGAACACGGCGAGCGCGACCGTCGACGACTTCACGGACCCGGCTACCAGCACCGGGTTGATCAACCTCGCGGCGCCCGTCGGGGCGACGAACTCGCGGGGGCCGGAGACGATCGCCCCCGGGGTGACCCGGACGATCACCGTCACCCAGACGGCGATCGACGCCGGGGCGCCGTCCGCCGGGGCCACCCAGTGGCAGGTCGGAGCCGGGAGCCTGTCCGTGGCGACGGCCCCGCTGACGACGGCCAACGTGGACGCGGCGTACACGTACGCCACCGACCAGGATTTCTCCGCCGGCGGGGCCACCCTGGCGCTCGTGTTCAAGTCCGCCGACCTGGGCGACATCCCGTTCTCGGTCACCATTACGGATGCCAACGGCAACACGGCGACCCAGACGGGGGCCGTGACGAGTGGGCCGGGGACTTACACCCTGAACATGAACGGGTTCACCGGCGTCGACCTGAGCCGCGTCCGGGGTATTGACGTCACCGTCAACGCGGCGACCGGCTCGACGGCCGCCCAGACGTCGGCCGACTTCATCCTGTCGGGCATTTCGGTCGTCGCCGCCCCGTCCCTGGCTCCCGGGGCGAGCGAGTCGGTCCACATCGTCGGGCCGACCACGCCGTCGGCCAACCCGCTGACCGTCCCGCTGACGAACACGGCCACCGTGACCGTCCCGAACGTCCCGCCGGTCCCCCCGGCCACGGCCACCGAAAACGTCCTCTCGCCCGACGTCACCGTCGCCAAAACCGCGGACGCCCCGAGCGTGGTCGTCGGGGCCGCGGCCGGGTTCACGGTCACCCTGTCGAACATCGGGCCGGGGGACGCGAACGGGCTGACGTTCTCGGACCCCCTCCCGGCCCTCGGCAACGGCAACGCCTGGACGATCGACCCGGCCAGTGCCAACGCCTCCGCGTTTGTGATCAGCGGCGGTCAGCTGGTGCTGAACTCGTCGGTGACGACCCTGGCGCCCGGGGCGACGCTGTCCGTCCGCATCACCGGGACGACGTCCGCGGCCGACCTGACGCTCGTCAACACGGCCACCGTGTCGGCGACCAACGAGGCGCCACCACTCCAGAACCAACAGGCGACCGCGACCGTCAACGTGACCCTGCTGTCGCTCGGGGACACGGTGTGGGTCGACGCCAACAATGACGGCAAATTGGACGACGGCGAGACCGGCCTGGACGGGGTCCAGGTTCAACTCCTCGACTCCGGCGGCAACGTCCTCGCGACCACCACGACGGCCGGCGGCGGCCAGTACGAGTTTACCAACCTCGCCCCCGGCACCTACAGCGTGCGGATTACCCCGCCCGCGGGGTACGTGTCCAGCACGGGCACGAACGGGTCGCCCACCGGGCCGTTCGAGCCGGGGTCGACGGACTACACGGACGCCGGCAACAACACCGACCACGGGACGGCCGACGCGGCCGGCGGGACCATCACCAGCCAGCCCGTCACCCTGACCCCCGGCGCGACCAACCCGGACAACAACGGGACCGCCAACCAGAACGTCGACTTCGGCGTCTTCCAACCGCTGTCGCTCGGGGACACGGTGTGGGTCGACGCCAACAACGACGGCAAATTGGACGACGGCGAAACCGGCCTGGATGGGGTCCAGGTTCAACTCCTCGACTCCGGCGGCAACGTCGTCGCGACGACGACCACCGCGGGCGGCGGCAAGTACCTGTTCACCGACCTGACCCCCGGCACCTACAGCGTGCGGATCACGCCGCCGGTCGGGTACGTGTCCAGCACGGGCACGAACGGGTCGCCCACCGGGCCGTTCGAGCCGGGGTCGACGGACTACACGGACGCCGGCAACAACACCGACCACGGGACGGCCGACGCGACCGGCGGGACCATCACCAGCCAGCCCGTCACCCTGACCGCCCCCGGCACCAACCCGGACACCGGCGGGGCCGCCAATCTGAACGTCGACTTCGGCGTCTTCCAGCCGCTGTCGCTCGGGGACACGGTGTGGGTCGACACGAACAACGACGGCACGCTGGACGACGGTGAAACCGGCCGGGACGGCGTCCCGGTTCAGCTCCTCGATTCTGGCGGGAACGTGGTGGCCGCCACGACGACCGCGGGCGGCGGCAAGTACCTGTTCACCGACCTCATCCCCGGGACGTATAGCGTCCGCATCACCCCGCCGGCCGGGTACTCGTCCAGCACCGGCACCGGGTCAACAATCTCGCTCACCGGCCCGTTCGAGCCGGGGTCAACGAACTACCTTGACAGCGGGAACAACGCCGACCACGGGACCAACGACGCGAACGGCACCACGATCACCAGCCAGCCCGTCACCCTCGGCCCCCCGGGCTCGAACCCGGACTCCGGCGGGCTCGCCAACCTGAACGTCGACTTGGGCATTTACAACACCCAGGGGAACGGCGGGAACACGTCGCCCCCGATCACGCCGCCGTCGACGGCTGCCGTGTCCGGCTACGTCTACCGCGACAACAACCTGAACGGGACCAAGGACTCGGGCGAACCCGGCATCGGCGGCACGACCGTGACCCTGACCGGGGCGACGACCGGCGGACAAGCGGTCTCGCTCACGACGACGACCGACTCGACCGGGTTCTACCAGTTCACGACCTTGCCCGCGGGCAACTACACGATCGTCGAATCCCCGCCGCTCGGGTTCTACGAACACGTGCTCGACACGCCCGGCACGGTCGGGAACACGAACCCGCCCGAGCCGCTCACCAACCGCACGCTGACCGTCAGCCTGGCCGCGGGCGACAACGCCCCGGACTACGACTTCGGCGAGGTCCAGCCGGCCCAGCTCTACGGGTTCGTCTACCTCGACAGTAACCAGAGCACCACCCGCGATACGGGCGAACTCGGGTTCCCGAACATTCAGGTTCAAATCAGTGGGACGGCTTACGCGGGCACGATCCTGGCCCGCCCACTGACGGCCGCCGACGTCCCCGGCGGACTGATCGCGACGACCGACGCGAACGGCCGGTACACGTTCCCGGCCTTGCCGCCGGGGTCGTACACGGTTTCGATCGTCAACCCGCCGGCCGGGTTCACCCTGACCGGCCTCCAGGACGGCGACCCGGTCCTCACGTCGGTCGACACCTCGACCGGCGCGTTCAATGGGATCAATCTGGCGCCGAACGCGCTCGGCGGCCCGTTCAACTTCGGGTACTTCGCCCCCAACGCGTTGACCGATCCGACCAAGCGGCAATTCCTCGACAGTACCAATATGTCGACCGGGACCTCCGGGTCGGCGGCCACCGGCAGTTCCACCGGGGATACGTCGACGATGCGGGCCAACGTCCCGCTCGACCCGTCGTTCAGCGTCTCCACCGCCGACCCGTCCACCCCGGCGTTCGTGGTCACGGCCCCGGGCCCCGGCGAGGCCCCGACGGTCCGCGTGTTCGACTACGCGACCGGCGGCGAGGTGTTCCGGTTCAACGCGTTCGAGTCGACGTTCACCGGCGGCGTCCGGGTGGCGGTCGCGGACGTGAACGGGGACGGCACGCCGGACATCATCACGGTAGCCGGCCCGGGCGGCGGGCCACGGGTCGAAGTCTTCAACGGCAAGACCGGCGCCGTGATGATGGATTTCATGGCCTTCGATTCGAGTTTCCGGGGCGGCCTGTTCGTGGCCGCCGCGGACGTGAACGGCGACGGCCACGCGGACATCATCGTCAGCGCCGACACCACCGGCGGCCCCCGCGTCCAGGTGTACAGCGGGGCGGATGGGTCGCTCCTTGAGGACTTCTTCGCGTTCGACCCGTCCCAGCGCGGCGGGGTCCGGGTGGCCGCGGCCGACTTCACCGGCAGCGGCCACGCGGACATCGTCCTGGCGACCGGCCCGGGCGTCCCGGCCGAAGTCAAAGTGGTGGACGGGATGGACCCGAACACGGTCCTGGCCGACTACAACCCGTTCGAGGTCGGGTACACCGGCGGCGTGAACGTGGCGACCGGCGACTTCAACGGGGACGGCACGCCGGACATCATCATCGGGGCAGATACGGGTAGCTCGCGGGTCGAAGTGTTCAGCGGGCTGACGACCACGACCCTGGCCAACTTCTTCGCCTACGAGCCGGGGTTCACCGGCGGGGTCCGCGTCGCGGCCCAGGTCGTGGACAAGACCGAGCAGGGGCCGGCCGGCCCGAAGGCCGACCTGATCGTGGCCCCCGGGCCGGGCGGTGCGTCCCGCGTCCAGATTCTGTCGGCCACCACCCTCAACCCGGTGGACAACTTCTTCGCGTACGAGCCCGACTTCACCGGCGGCACGTACGTCGGCTAA
- a CDS encoding cupin domain-containing protein → MLSADDVIRALDLQPHPIEGGYFRETYRSAGQFPGDILPNFAVPRSVGTAIYYLLTPRAVSEMHRLPGDEVFHFYLGDPVRMLQLHPDGSHRTLTLGSDLLTGQVPQAVVPGGVWQGSHLLTGPHGYALLGATMAPGFDYADYATGGRTDLTARWPAAADLIERLTPRG, encoded by the coding sequence ATGTTATCCGCCGACGACGTGATCCGGGCTCTCGACCTCCAGCCCCACCCGATCGAGGGCGGGTACTTCCGGGAAACGTACCGCAGCGCCGGCCAGTTTCCTGGAGACATACTCCCGAATTTCGCCGTGCCCCGGTCGGTCGGCACCGCGATCTACTACCTACTCACGCCGCGGGCCGTGTCCGAGATGCACCGCCTGCCGGGCGACGAGGTGTTTCACTTTTACCTCGGCGACCCGGTCCGCATGCTGCAACTGCACCCGGACGGGAGCCACCGCACCCTTACCCTCGGCTCCGACCTGTTGACCGGGCAGGTGCCGCAGGCGGTCGTCCCGGGCGGGGTCTGGCAGGGCAGCCACCTGCTCACCGGGCCGCACGGGTACGCCCTCCTCGGGGCGACGATGGCCCCGGGCTTCGACTACGCCGACTACGCGACGGGCGGCCGCACGGACCTGACCGCCCGGTGGCCCGCGGCCGCGGACTTGATCGAACGCCTCACGCCCCGGGGCTAG
- a CDS encoding ECF-type sigma factor: protein MEGKLENPQPTEDKEQQTASQLVPLVYDRLRQAARGLMAREGQGHSLQATALVHEAYLRVKKSDNQPQWCGPSHFSAIVMEVMRRILVESARRKKRLKHGGEMTRQDLDPGMIEGRGEDDLVLALDEALTELTAVNSGWANLVKLRYFLGLTMPEAARDLGVSPRTADAWWASARVWLQNRLALDIGELMK from the coding sequence ATGGAAGGGAAGCTAGAAAACCCGCAACCTACCGAGGACAAGGAGCAACAGACCGCGAGCCAATTGGTGCCGTTGGTTTACGACCGGCTGCGCCAGGCCGCCCGCGGACTGATGGCGCGAGAAGGCCAGGGCCACTCCTTGCAAGCCACCGCTCTCGTCCACGAAGCGTACCTGCGAGTGAAGAAATCCGACAACCAACCGCAGTGGTGCGGCCCGTCGCACTTCTCCGCGATCGTTATGGAGGTGATGCGGAGAATCCTGGTCGAAAGCGCCCGGCGGAAGAAGCGGCTCAAACACGGTGGCGAGATGACCCGGCAGGATCTCGACCCCGGAATGATCGAAGGCCGCGGGGAGGACGATCTCGTACTCGCCCTGGACGAGGCACTGACCGAACTGACTGCCGTGAACTCGGGTTGGGCGAATCTCGTCAAGCTGAGGTACTTCCTCGGACTGACGATGCCGGAGGCCGCTCGAGACCTCGGAGTATCGCCCCGCACCGCCGACGCCTGGTGGGCGTCGGCCCGGGTCTGGTTGCAGAACAGGCTCGCCCTCGACATCGGGGAACTGATGAAATAA